The following proteins are encoded in a genomic region of alpha proteobacterium U9-1i:
- a CDS encoding UTP-glucose-1-phosphate uridylyltransferase, whose amino-acid sequence MAGFGTRVLPATKAIPKEMLPVFDRPALQYVVDEALAAGIEHIVFVTGRNKGAIEDYFDRAYELEDSLTKKNKAAQLKEIEISVRPAGTMSFVRQQSALGLGHAVWCARDIVGNEPFAVMLPDMLMMAKPSCLKQMVDAYNQVGGNIIAVEPCDDPSGYGVIDPESRDGRLIKMKGMVEKPKREDAPSNLFISGRYILQPEIFALLESQGPGAGNEIQLTDSMARLMKEQSFHALEYDGRSYDCGDKIGYLRAVAAFALANAEYGEKAAATLREALADKG is encoded by the coding sequence GTGGCCGGGTTCGGCACACGCGTGCTCCCCGCCACCAAGGCGATCCCAAAAGAGATGCTGCCCGTGTTCGATCGCCCGGCGCTTCAGTACGTCGTTGACGAAGCTTTGGCGGCAGGCATCGAGCACATCGTGTTCGTAACCGGCCGCAACAAGGGGGCGATCGAGGACTATTTCGACCGTGCTTATGAGCTTGAGGACTCGCTTACGAAAAAGAACAAGGCGGCCCAGCTTAAGGAAATTGAAATCAGCGTTCGCCCCGCGGGCACCATGAGTTTCGTGCGCCAGCAATCGGCCTTGGGCCTCGGCCACGCGGTCTGGTGCGCCCGCGACATCGTCGGCAATGAGCCGTTCGCGGTGATGCTGCCGGACATGCTGATGATGGCGAAGCCCTCATGCCTGAAGCAGATGGTGGACGCCTACAACCAGGTCGGCGGCAACATCATCGCCGTGGAACCGTGCGACGATCCCTCCGGCTATGGCGTCATTGATCCGGAAAGCCGGGACGGGCGTCTGATCAAGATGAAGGGCATGGTCGAAAAGCCGAAACGTGAGGACGCGCCGTCGAACTTGTTCATCAGCGGACGCTACATCCTCCAGCCGGAGATTTTCGCGCTGCTTGAAAGCCAAGGCCCCGGCGCCGGCAACGAAATCCAGCTCACGGATTCGATGGCGCGGCTCATGAAAGAACAAAGCTTCCACGCGCTTGAGTACGACGGCCGCTCCTACGATTGCGGTGACAAGATCGGCTATCTCCGCGCCGTCGCGGCGTTCGCGCTGGCCAACGCCGAGTACGGCGAGAAGGCCGCCGCGACATTGCGCGAAGCTCTCGCGGACAAAGGCTGA